Within the Oreochromis niloticus isolate F11D_XX linkage group LG14, O_niloticus_UMD_NMBU, whole genome shotgun sequence genome, the region ACTGATTGTGTAATTTAGTTTGGTCATAGAAAAAAAGCTACTGGAAACAAGTAGGACCGACTATAAGGTAAGAGAATCGGGTTAGCTTAtggtgtcatttttttaaaatcactccgcgattttttaaaaatcagtttcttAACGAAAAGTATAAAACTCAATGATTTCTGTAAAGACCTATTTCTCTTTTAAGTTAAAAGTATGAGtaggtgatttatttatttttttagagtCATTAATTTAAATTGTTACAGACAGCACAAATCCCGTTTTTTATTGCTTAATGCTAAACGCCAACGGTTTATGTATTCAGTGTATCCATTCGCTTTCTGTGGGACACTGATGGCGCGTTCCATTTGCAGTCGGAAGTCGGGATTTCCCTGTTCCCAGTAGGAGTTTCACCTGGAACATATACTCAAGTCGGACCTCCAATTCGACAAGTCGGAGAAGCCCCACCAACTACGATTTAGCAGTCCAGGATGGCAGCAGTGCGCATAAACATTAGTAAAACTGcgttttctttcctgtttttcgTACGTCGCTCCCAGCTCCGACTTTCGAGGTAACTAGGACGCACCATGAGCTCAGGTTAATTAGCGCGTtcatcactttttattattaatattagttTACATGGGGGTTCTTTGAATGATAAGAGGACAGCAGTTCAGCTTACAGCGAGCTGGTGCCCTTCACTGACCCGGTAAACTCCACTATGCGGTCCCTCTGCCGGCGGTTCTTGAACCAGTTGCTGACCTGGATGGCGGTGAGGCCGGTGGCTGCTGCTAGCTCCCGCTTTTCTCGGGTGGAGGGATACGGCTTACGGTGGTACCACTCCCTGAGGATACTCCGAGATTTTTCCTGTTTgtagttaaataaaataaatagtgaAATCTGGACATTATTATCAGAAGATATGTCAGCGATCCAAAAACTGTCAGAGCATCTCTTATTAGCTGAAGGGCCATGTGCATCTTTGTGGCAGgtctttttcctatttcttacaTACATGACTTTTAGATACCTTCCTTCTATTGAGATTTGTTTTGGTCTCCATATTTtcagtttcctcatttttttaaaggacaCATTGCACACCCCTGCTGAGCTAAACATTTCAACTAATtgcaaaaaaaactttttatgcctgtcaaactatTATCTTTGGCATTTCTCATAGATtgaagtgcctaaagatacccCTTACATGTAGACAGCACTGGTCCATCCTTGAGTTAGGTCAGTGTTAACTGGTTCCAAATAACTaaccatccattctcttccgcttatccttgtcagggtagcaggagggctggagcctatcccagctatcacagagcaagaggcagggtacaccctggacaattaacctaaccccactaactgcatgtctttggactatgggaggaagtcggagtacccggagagatgttcatgaccttcttgctgtcaggcaacagtgctaaccaccacaccacCGTGCCGCCTTCTGAATaactaacaaaaaaataataataataatcagtcctctgaaaatattttcAATCCTTGTAGCTGACTAAGCGAAACagcagccagtgtccaaagaaagacttgaaaaagcttcagaaaacctggagaactattggtcaagaccactttaaaaaattacaacaaaGTTCTACTCCttagaagcaaaatataaagaaattagggtggctcaagacttgcaTAGCACTGAATTTTAAGCCAAAATACAATGGCATAGATGCAGCATGCTGCATAGAAATGCTTAAATTAAGTATGTGAGTAAAATACCAAGTTACATCCCACTGGTCCTATAATGCTCTGAACCAATAGATTAAGATTAATAATACTCTTTACTCACCAAACCAGGGTGGGACAGTTTATATTTGCATATAATTAGATTCATTACTATAAAAATACTTGAAAGGTAATATTTTATGCAAAGCACGAACCTataaattatgtatttataCTATAGAGGTCACATACACGTATTAAAGATGCAGTATTCCTCAGATGTGATAGTACACGACTTGTACATAGTAGTATTAGTAGCCCACAAGTACACTATGCTCCACTTCAATCAGTACCAGTACACTACTTGAATAAATGCAGCTCACACTTCAGTTACTTAAAAACATGCAGTACTAGAGTTTGCCTACCTTGAAGCAGTAACTGGTCTCCTCTCCGTCCCAGATGGTGTTTGGTAGAGGAAATTTTCTCCTCACGCGGTACTTCCCCACAGCTCCCAGGGGTCGACCCCTCTGCCTCTCTGCCTCTATGTAGTGGGCTTGCAGCCAGAGCTGCTGCAGGAGCGGGTGGCTGCGTGGAGAGAAGGGGAAGCCCTCCAGCAGGGTGTAGAGGTCTGAGAAGCGCCCTTGGTGAAAGGCCACCGCGGCTTTGGCTTTTAGCACGCTCTCAAGCTCCCCGGGGCACGAGGAGGAGGAAGCAGGAGGAAGAGTGCGGAGGAAGCTGGCGAGACGATCTATGCAGCCGCTCTGCAGCAGGACCTCGCACACGCAGGTGACCTGCTCTGCTGTGAAGATCATAGCTGCATGGACGGGTCCTGAGGCGTAAGGTGAAAATATCTTCTAACAGCTCTCAGGAGAGCGCCAAAGCCTTCCCTCTATGCCCTTGTGTGTGTGGCTGAACAAAAACTAAGtaaactgcatgtgtgtgtagcATTACTCATCATCATACCCCGGCACAGGTAACCTGAGACCATCAGGGCTATCATAACACACCATGCATCCCCTCCTTCTCTTGtacaaacacatgcatgcacaagcTCACACACATTTTGGTCTGACTTGCACGCAGAGTCGGAGCACGATGGTTTCTCAGTAAAAGAAGAGAACACATTTGAATAAAATTTTCTTGCCAAATTAGAAGCAAAGGTTGATACCCTCCACCCCCCCGCTGACAATAATCTACAGTTCCAAAGTGTGGCGCATGAGGACATTCACAATAATCACAGTCTTTTCTGTAAATGTAGTTTATTACAGTATCATGTAATATAAAAAATAGAATGCATTTGAGTACAAAAATGAGAAGACGAGGCACAAATGATCCCTTTGAAaactcagaaacaaaaacaaagcaaaaacacacgATATCTTTGGTTAATTCTGGAGTCATGAATGTTACACGTCAGGCTGGAGAGTGAAAAACCAATCCAGGAACGTGTGTGTGTAAGCCACGCAGGCTTTAATGTCAACATACTTTGGTAAGAAATGGCTAATATGAACAAACACAATGAAAATATTTCCCTtttaccccccccccaactAATTTAAACACTCAGCTAAATTCAGGTTGATTTGTCCAAGCTAAGGTCCTGGAAACTGAGCTTGTAAAACCTCACGTTACAGCGTGAATTGATAATGAACATTTCCTATCCACAGCTTCTCCTCGAGGACTGTTTTAAAAACTACTAACTGATTGATGCATGCCTTAAATAGATTAAATGAgaccaacaaacaaacactgacaaacacacaca harbors:
- the six9 gene encoding SIX homeobox 9 isoform X1 codes for the protein MIFTAEQVTCVCEVLLQSGCIDRLASFLRTLPPASSSSCPGELESVLKAKAAVAFHQGRFSDLYTLLEGFPFSPRSHPLLQQLWLQAHYIEAERQRGRPLGAVGKYRVRRKFPLPNTIWDGEETSYCFKEKSRSILREWYHRKPYPSTREKRELAAATGLTAIQVSNWFKNRRQRDRIVEFTGSVKGTSSLFQTGSRGPSEQAYPSSDNDLSPPGSPQCCSEPPPPLFHPPPPPLHHTCGGHPDV
- the six9 gene encoding SIX homeobox 9 isoform X2, translated to MIFTAEQVTCVCEVLLQSGCIDRLASFLRTLPPASSSSCPGELESVLKAKAAVAFHQGRFSDLYTLLEGFPFSPRSHPLLQQLWLQAHYIEAERQRGRPLGAVGKYRVRRKFPLPNTIWDGEETSYCFKEKSRSILREWYHRKPYPSTREKRELAAATGLTAIQVSNWFKNRRQRDRIVEFTGFQTGSRGPSEQAYPSSDNDLSPPGSPQCCSEPPPPLFHPPPPPLHHTCGGHPDV